Proteins encoded together in one Astatotilapia calliptera chromosome 7, fAstCal1.2, whole genome shotgun sequence window:
- the sppl3 gene encoding signal peptide peptidase-like 3: MAEQGYSSWAYSLVDSSQVSTFLISILLIVYGSFRSLNMDCENQDKDKDGNPSTTGSFNNNNTNNSIQTIDSTQALFLPIGASVSLLVMFFFFDSVQVVFTICTAVLATIAFAFLLLPMCQYLTRPCSPQNKISFGCCGRFTLAELLSFSLSVMLVLIWVLTGHWLLMDALAMGLCVAMIAFVRLPSLKVSCLLLSGLLIYDVFWVFFSAYIFNSNVMVKVATQPAENPIDVLSRKLHLGPGMGRDVPRLSLPGKLVFPSSTGSHFSMLGIGDIVMPGLLLCFVLRYDNYKKQATGEVPGPGNMSGRMQRVSYFHCTLIGYFVGLLTATVASRIHRAAQPALLYLVPFTLLPLLTMAYLKGDLRRMWSEPFHTKSSSSRFLEV; this comes from the exons GGCGTACTCCCTAGTTGACTCCAGTCAGGTGTCCACCTTCCTCATTTCCATTCTGCTCATTGTCTATGGCAGCTTCAG GTCATTAAACATGGATTGTGAGAACCAGGACAAGGATAAGGATGGAAACCCTTCAACAACGGGGTCATTCAATAACAACAATACAAACAACA GCATTCAGACTATAGACTCCACACAGGCCCTGTTTCTGCCCATAGGAGCCTCAGTGTCTCTGCTagtcatgtttttcttcttcgaCTCTGTACAGGTGGTCTTCACCATCTGCACTGCAG TTCTTGCAACAATTGCATTTGCATTCCTTTTGTTGCCAATGTGCCAGTATCTGACCAGACCCTGCTCCCCACAGAACAA GATTTCGTTTGGTTGCTGTGGGCGCTTCACTCTGGCTGAGCTCCTGTCTTTCTCACTCTCTGTTATGCTGGTGCTCATCTGGGTGCTGACTGGACACTGGCTTCTCATGGACG CTTTAGCCATGGGCTTGTGCGTCGCCATGATAGCGTTTGTGCGACTTCCCAGTCTGAAGGTGTCttgcctgctgctgtcaggacTGCTCATTTATGATGTTTTCTGG GTGTTTTTCTCAGCATACATCTTCAATAGTAATGTGATGGTCAAAGTAGCCACTCAGCCTGCTGAAAATCCCATAGATGTTCTGTCCAGGAAGCTCCATTTGGGGCCGGGGATGGGCCGTGACGTACCCCGCCTCTCCTTGCCCGGCAAACTCGTCTTTCCCAG TTCCACAGGAAGTCACTTCTCGATGCTGGGAATAGGAGACATCGTGATGCCAGGGCTGCTGTTATGCTTTGTCCTGCGTTATGATAACTACAAGAAGCAAGCGACCGGGGAAGTCCCAGGGCCCGGTAACATGTCTGGACGCATGCAGCGCGTCTCCTATTTCCACTGCACTCTCATCGGATACTTTGTAG GACTGCTGACTGCCACCGTGGCCTCCAGGATCCATCGTGCTGCACAGCCCGCTCTGCTCTACCTGGTGCCCTTCACCCTGCTGCCTCTGCTCACCATGGCCTACCTGAAG GGGGATTTGCGGCGCATGTGGTCTGAGCCTTTCCACACTAAGTCTAGCAGCTCTCGCTTCCTAGAGGTATGA